Genomic DNA from Alphaproteobacteria bacterium PA2:
GGTCTGGCGCGAACCCCTGGTCTGGGTCGGCGCCTCAATCGACATACTGGAGCGTCCTGGCCCCCTGCCGGTCATCGTCGCTCCAGCGCCCTGCGTCTATCGCCGCCGCGCCCTTTCCGCGCTTGGGGACGCAGGTCGTGAATGGCGCGTCGCCTATGTCAGCCCCTCCCTTGCAGGGCAGCACGCGGCCCTGCGGGCGGGGTTGGGGGTGACAGCCCTGCCGCGGGACATGACGCCCGATGACCTGGCCATACTGGACGATGCCCTGCCCAAACTCAGCGACACCGAAATCGCTTTGCTGACAGCCGCCCCGGAACCTCGTCCGGCTGTCGCCCGGCTGGCGGAGACCATCAAGCAGGCCATGGAGCGCCATCGACGGCTCCCTGCTTCCGGCAGGCCCGAAATCCGCTAGACTGGCCGGCCTTCGACGTCGGAGGAGACCGGGCCATGATCCGCCCTTCCCAGTTTCTGCTTGTCTGCCTGATCAGCGGCGCGGCCCATGCACAGGCCTCCAGCGTCATCAAGCCGCCGCCCGGCGATCTTTGCCACGCCCGCGCTGCCAAGCCCTTGATCGGGCGCGCCATTTCGGAAGCGCCCAAACCCCGCCACGGCTATTCCCACAGGTTTGTCTGCACCACATGTCAGGTGCCCACCGACTATAATCCCCGGCGGCTGAACTTCATCTTCGATGAAAAGACCCGGAAGATCACCGCCCTGCAGTGTGGCTAGGCGGGTCGAAGCCGCTCCACCAGGGCCTGGGCGTAGGGCCGCAGGGCCGCAAGGTCCCGCACCACAATCTTGAGTTCGCGTACCGCCCACTCATCGGTGAGTTCGATGATGTCGAGGTCCATGGTCTGGGCGGCGCGGCGGGCGGTGGTCTGGGGCACGACCCCGACGCCGACCCCCTGTTCCACCAGCCGGCAGACGGCGTCGAAGCTGCGCAACTGAACCCGCAGGCGCAGGGGGCGACCACCCCGGGCCGCCTTGTCGGCGAGGAACCTCTGCAGGGAGCTGGCCCGGTCCAGCCCGACGAGGTCGCAGGCCAGCACTTCTGAAAAGGCCGTTGAGCCCCCCTCGGACAGCGGATGACCCTTTTGCGCCACGACGACGAACCGATCCGACCGGAAGGGAAAGGCGGTGAGGCCGCCGACATCCACCGTGCCCGCCACAATGCCGATATCGCCCACCCCTTCGGCGATCAGACCGACAATCTCGTCCGACAGCTTTTCCTCGAGGTCGACGCTGACCTGGGGATAGGCGGCCAGAAAGGCGCTGAGCACTTCCGGCAGGAATTCGGTGAGGGCGTTGGTATTGGCCAGCAGGCGCACCTCCCCCGACAGGCCCTGGGCGAAGGCGCCCAGGTCTTCCCGCAGGCGGGCGCTCTGGGTCAGGATTGACCGGGCATGGTGCAGAAGGGTCCGGCCGGCGGCTGTTGGAACCACCCCCTGGCGGGTTCGGGTCAGCAGGGCGGCGCCCAGGGTCTCTTCCATGCCGCGAATCCGCGTGGAGGCGGCCGACAGGGCCAGGGCGCTGCGCTCGGCCCCCGCCGTGATGGAGCCGGCGTCCAGAACGTCGCAGAACAGTTTCAGGTCGGTGAGATCAAATCGCATGCTTCGTCTTTCGCGAAGGAAGGCTATGACAATTACCTATTGCGTCGCATGCAAATTTTGAGTGACTTCTCCGATTGCGAAGTCAACCGGGATTGTCGCCAGGATTGCGCGCTTTCGTTGACACAGAGACCTCTGGGCTTAAAACCGGACGCGCAAGTCCGATTGGGAACCGCCATGATTGACGCCGAACGCCCGCTATCGCCCCACGTCCAGGTCTGGCGATGGCACCTGACCATGTTCACCTCCATCGCCCATCGCGCCAGCGGCGCCGGGCTCTATGCAGGCGCCCTGATCCTCGGCGGCTGGGCAGTGGCCCTGGGCGCCGGACCGGCGGCCTATGAGGGCTATATGCAGCTGCTGGGCAGCCCCCTCGGCAAGCTGGTGCTTTTCCTGATGACCCTGGGGGTCTTCTATCATCTGGCCAACGGCATCCGCCATCTGGTCTGGGACGCCGGCAAGGGCCTGGACGTGAAGTCCGCCAATTTCAGCGCGGTCGTCGCCATCGCCTTCGCCATTGTGGCCAGCCTGGTCATCTGGGGCATCGCCATCACCACGGGAGCCGCCTGATGGCCAGCTATCGCACCCCCCTTGGCCGCGCCCGCGGCCTGGGCGCCGCCCACCATGGCGCCTCGCACTGGCTGGCCGAACGGGTCAGCGCCATCGCCCTGGTCCCCCTTGTGCTCTGGGCGGTCTTCGGCGTCCTGCGTCTGGCGACCCTGGACTATCAGGGCGCGGTGCTCTGGGTCAGTTCGCCGCTCAATGCGGTCCTGCTGGTCCTGCTGACCGCCACGGCCTACTGGCACATGCACGCCGGCATGCGGGTCATTGTCGAGGACTACATCCACAAGACCTTCACTAAGGCGGTTCTTTTGCTGCTCAACCTGTTTGTCAGCGTCCTCGTGGGCGGGCTGGCGATTTTCTCCATTCTCAAGGTCGCGCTGGGAGGCGCTCTCTAGGCTCATGTCGACCTATCAGTTCATCGATCACAAGTTTGACGTCGTCGTTGTCGGAGCCGGCGGTTCCGGACTGCGCGCCGCCCTTGGCTGCGCCGCCGCCGGTCTGAAGACCGCCTGCGTCTCCAAGGTCTTCCCGACCCGTTCGCACACCGTGGCCGCCCAGGGCGGCATCTCGGCCAGCCTGGGCAATATGGGCGAGGATGACTGGCGCTGGCACATGTACGACACCGTCAAGGGGTCGGACTGGCTGGGCGACCAGGACGCCATTGAATACCTTTGCCGTAATGCGCCGGCGGCGGTCTATGAGCTGGAGCACTGGGGCGTACCCTTCTCGCGCACCCCGGACGGCAAGATCTATCAGCGCGCCTTCGGCGGCATGACCCGCAATTTCGGTGAAGCGCCGATCCAGCGCACCTGCGCCGCGGCTGACCGCACCGGACACGCCATGCTGCACACCATGTATGGTCAGGCCCTGGCCCAGAACACCGAGTTCTTCATCGAGTATTTCGGCCTCGACCTGATCATGGACGAGGGCGTCTGCCGGGGCGTCACCGCCTGGAAGCTGGACGACGGCACCCTGCACCGGTTCCAGGCCCAGCTGGTCATCCTGGCCACGGGCGGCTATGGCCGCG
This window encodes:
- a CDS encoding LysR family transcriptional regulator, which codes for MRFDLTDLKLFCDVLDAGSITAGAERSALALSAASTRIRGMEETLGAALLTRTRQGVVPTAAGRTLLHHARSILTQSARLREDLGAFAQGLSGEVRLLANTNALTEFLPEVLSAFLAAYPQVSVDLEEKLSDEIVGLIAEGVGDIGIVAGTVDVGGLTAFPFRSDRFVVVAQKGHPLSEGGSTAFSEVLACDLVGLDRASSLQRFLADKAARGGRPLRLRVQLRSFDAVCRLVEQGVGVGVVPQTTARRAAQTMDLDIIELTDEWAVRELKIVVRDLAALRPYAQALVERLRPA
- the sdhC gene encoding succinate dehydrogenase, cytochrome b556 subunit produces the protein MIDAERPLSPHVQVWRWHLTMFTSIAHRASGAGLYAGALILGGWAVALGAGPAAYEGYMQLLGSPLGKLVLFLMTLGVFYHLANGIRHLVWDAGKGLDVKSANFSAVVAIAFAIVASLVIWGIAITTGAA
- the sdhD gene encoding succinate dehydrogenase, hydrophobic membrane anchor protein, translated to MASYRTPLGRARGLGAAHHGASHWLAERVSAIALVPLVLWAVFGVLRLATLDYQGAVLWVSSPLNAVLLVLLTATAYWHMHAGMRVIVEDYIHKTFTKAVLLLLNLFVSVLVGGLAIFSILKVALGGAL